One segment of Streptomyces bathyalis DNA contains the following:
- a CDS encoding malonic semialdehyde reductase, protein MTLALEPSAQDLLFLDAHTAHTFSDEPVSEEQIRAVYELVKYAPTAFNQCPLRITLVRSPEARSRLVKHMSEGNRPKTSTAPLTAVLSVDLEFHERLPELLPHAPTLKDTFFAEADKREAAGTFNATLQAGYFILGVRAAGLAAGPMSGFDRHGVDKEFFGDGKQKSLLVINIGRPGEEAYKPRLPRLPYDDAVTTV, encoded by the coding sequence ATGACTCTCGCCCTCGAGCCGAGCGCCCAGGATCTCCTCTTCCTCGATGCGCACACCGCGCACACCTTCTCCGACGAGCCGGTGAGCGAGGAGCAGATCCGAGCGGTCTACGAGCTGGTGAAGTACGCACCCACGGCGTTCAACCAGTGCCCGCTCCGGATCACCCTGGTCCGCTCCCCCGAAGCCCGCAGCCGCCTGGTGAAGCACATGTCGGAGGGCAACAGGCCCAAGACGTCAACGGCTCCGCTCACCGCCGTGCTCTCCGTCGACCTCGAATTCCACGAGCGGCTGCCCGAACTCCTGCCGCACGCCCCCACGCTGAAGGACACCTTCTTCGCGGAGGCGGACAAGCGCGAGGCCGCCGGAACGTTCAACGCGACGCTCCAGGCGGGCTACTTCATCCTCGGCGTGCGCGCCGCGGGGCTGGCCGCGGGCCCGATGAGCGGCTTCGACCGGCACGGCGTCGACAAGGAGTTCTTCGGTGACGGCAAGCAGAAGTCGCTGCTGGTGATCAACATCGGCCGGCCGGGCGAGGAGGCGTACAAGCCGCGCCTGCCGCGTCTCCCCTACGACGACGCCGTCACCACGGTCTGA
- a CDS encoding caspase, EACC1-associated type translates to MRNNDRYALLTGVSTYDSDDYHDLPAVRSDLHYMQAVLESTEIGQYNDCDVVAEPTRAEMLHSIESFLEERQPSESALLYFSGHGEFCETDNQLYFLTRDSDPADLARTAVSADFLERTLQSCRAASKIVLLDCCASGSVVQGWRAKGAGNAESAEAERSTLLRPTGVYFITASDALQTASAMAPEGSTLGTSRFTGEIVEGLRNGRIKDSGWISPEDLFEYLTAQMVRKGVPKEQRPTKSTIRATHTLHFARSVAHPVSLPALPGGPTAPSAALLKAREQVATDAENAHDWERLLRYYAQCLSAQSAASMLPDRRAGRNSQYFLVAEGSEVIQSGLGSELPAPAGLPGAHISGNGTTQQSSESAGRHEYWYGYPAVTFPSRGGGGQRTDVGIAPLLVQQMELTPDENGRAALRPSGVPSLHTKVVTELLSEGEAAQLLARWQPTWQYGNDAQMLKAIRELLTELGLPELEPLDTTALHADSVNEALRQGAHNTAVILAPSGVERFATDGLVENLLAISTRTGEIPGTALDALLDSPASDSATDPVLVVAAGPANESQEQVVTSAMTHPLTVATGPPGTGKSEVVTAVVATCVAANESVLVASTNNQAVDVVAQRCDDLAPGLLMRTGNVDALSKEAEKLACLLSDPPPQPNRSSATVAGELRNLRASTTRLRDQAGRQVDGEMQLTWVLEQRAECAERVGIPLSLLSQMWTTDAHLALARWEARARKAVSAKGWWGRWRRKRAMKAFASAVTPETATQLPTWVSVQPVVPETLSSLADLADLERQVRVLTPPQLAYDEQAVRQARADCLATRAQLSAELCAAASAETLSRGRSLLDQRLQTLRKHSGTQRSQMNLLPHLKGWAITTHAVRQLRPTAALFDLVVIDEASQCSIAAVLPLLFRARRALIIGDPMQLSHIPGISPEQERQARVGAGLSAAWLEDQRLAYHIYSSYHAAAQNGDSALLLDEHYRCHPQIADIVNGHCYSGALEILTDVRRQIPAVDLTSTGTAAPVLAWANVPFSESARGPGGKSWHNPSEATAVAEVVKELLHRLPEDATVGVVTPFRAQKDALERMVGSDRVRVGTVHAFQGGQRDVMVLSPVATTNTPPRTAHWVASQVNLWNVAITRAKSQLITVGGHSYWQKRTGLPHLLSSRSILWDREGIVGASPTPALKPGAQPDPRHRDLADAVQQFLTSQGVVDVERDALVGGQRIDLLFSAPTGNTAVVIDAGAPPGRAPARHLRLMHERADLLIGLPSGGLGSKLGGVERVIRIPAWRILAGPHVLAPLFD, encoded by the coding sequence GTGCGCAACAACGACCGGTACGCCCTGTTGACCGGCGTCTCGACATACGACAGCGACGACTACCACGACCTTCCGGCCGTGCGTTCCGATCTGCACTACATGCAGGCCGTCCTGGAGAGCACGGAGATCGGCCAGTACAACGACTGCGATGTGGTCGCTGAGCCAACGCGTGCCGAAATGCTGCATTCCATCGAGTCGTTCCTGGAGGAGCGGCAGCCAAGCGAGAGCGCGCTGCTGTACTTCAGCGGGCACGGTGAGTTCTGCGAAACGGACAACCAGCTTTACTTCCTCACCCGCGACAGCGACCCCGCTGACCTGGCTCGTACTGCGGTGTCGGCGGACTTCCTCGAACGTACGCTGCAGTCCTGCCGCGCCGCATCCAAGATCGTGCTGCTCGACTGTTGCGCCAGCGGCTCGGTTGTCCAGGGCTGGCGCGCCAAGGGTGCAGGCAATGCGGAATCAGCTGAGGCGGAGCGCAGCACTCTACTCCGCCCCACTGGCGTCTACTTCATCACCGCTTCCGACGCACTCCAGACCGCCTCCGCTATGGCTCCGGAGGGATCGACGCTCGGCACCTCGCGGTTCACTGGCGAGATCGTCGAGGGGTTGCGGAATGGGCGGATCAAAGACAGTGGATGGATCTCGCCTGAGGACCTGTTTGAGTATTTGACGGCGCAGATGGTGCGCAAGGGTGTGCCCAAGGAGCAGCGCCCCACAAAGTCCACCATCCGCGCCACTCACACATTGCACTTCGCCCGCTCGGTGGCCCATCCCGTCAGCCTTCCCGCCCTACCCGGTGGGCCAACAGCGCCTTCAGCTGCCCTGCTCAAGGCTCGCGAGCAGGTCGCGACTGACGCTGAGAACGCCCACGATTGGGAGCGGCTGCTTCGCTATTACGCCCAGTGCTTGAGCGCGCAGTCCGCGGCGAGCATGCTGCCCGACCGGCGGGCCGGGCGAAATTCACAGTATTTCCTCGTGGCGGAAGGATCCGAGGTCATTCAGTCGGGTCTGGGCTCTGAGCTGCCAGCTCCGGCGGGCCTGCCCGGTGCCCACATCTCGGGCAACGGCACGACGCAGCAAAGCTCAGAGTCCGCCGGCCGACACGAGTACTGGTACGGCTATCCGGCCGTCACCTTCCCTTCCCGTGGTGGCGGTGGTCAACGCACAGACGTAGGCATCGCACCCTTGCTTGTTCAGCAGATGGAGTTGACTCCGGATGAGAACGGGCGCGCCGCACTCCGTCCGAGTGGGGTGCCTTCCCTTCACACCAAGGTGGTGACCGAACTACTCTCTGAGGGCGAGGCTGCCCAGTTGCTAGCTCGGTGGCAGCCGACATGGCAGTACGGTAATGACGCGCAGATGCTCAAAGCCATACGAGAGCTGCTCACAGAACTCGGCTTGCCGGAGCTCGAACCTCTCGATACCACCGCGCTGCACGCGGATTCCGTGAACGAGGCGCTGCGCCAAGGAGCACACAACACTGCGGTGATCCTGGCCCCCTCTGGCGTGGAGCGATTCGCCACTGACGGACTGGTAGAAAATCTGCTGGCCATCTCTACCCGCACTGGCGAGATCCCCGGCACAGCTCTGGATGCCCTCCTGGACAGCCCTGCGTCCGACTCTGCAACCGATCCGGTTCTCGTGGTCGCGGCCGGACCAGCCAACGAGAGCCAGGAGCAGGTGGTCACCTCAGCAATGACACACCCCCTGACCGTGGCCACCGGCCCGCCCGGTACAGGAAAGAGCGAGGTCGTCACTGCGGTGGTCGCCACGTGCGTGGCAGCCAACGAATCGGTTCTGGTGGCGTCTACCAACAACCAGGCTGTGGACGTCGTCGCACAGCGGTGTGACGACCTTGCTCCTGGTCTGCTGATGCGTACTGGCAACGTGGATGCCTTGAGCAAGGAAGCGGAAAAGCTGGCGTGCCTGCTGTCGGACCCACCTCCCCAGCCCAACCGCAGCTCTGCCACGGTAGCGGGAGAACTCCGCAACCTCCGTGCTAGCACCACCCGACTGCGCGACCAGGCCGGCCGACAGGTCGATGGTGAGATGCAGTTGACCTGGGTGCTTGAGCAGCGTGCCGAGTGCGCCGAGAGGGTCGGCATTCCGCTATCGCTCCTGTCACAGATGTGGACGACGGACGCTCATCTGGCGCTCGCCCGCTGGGAGGCACGGGCCCGCAAGGCAGTGTCGGCGAAGGGCTGGTGGGGTCGCTGGCGCCGTAAGCGTGCAATGAAGGCGTTCGCCTCGGCTGTCACCCCAGAGACGGCGACACAGCTGCCAACCTGGGTCAGCGTACAGCCCGTCGTTCCCGAAACCCTCAGCAGCCTGGCGGACTTGGCGGATCTGGAGCGGCAAGTGCGTGTGCTCACACCCCCCCAGCTCGCCTACGACGAGCAGGCTGTACGTCAGGCTCGCGCAGACTGTCTCGCGACACGCGCCCAACTATCGGCGGAGTTGTGCGCGGCAGCGTCGGCGGAGACGTTGAGCCGCGGCCGATCGCTGCTGGACCAACGGCTTCAGACACTGCGGAAGCACTCGGGAACCCAGCGGAGCCAGATGAACCTGCTGCCCCACCTGAAAGGGTGGGCCATCACCACGCACGCAGTGCGTCAACTACGTCCGACCGCAGCACTCTTCGACCTGGTCGTCATCGACGAGGCAAGCCAGTGCTCGATCGCTGCCGTGCTACCACTCCTGTTCCGCGCTCGGCGGGCATTGATCATCGGTGATCCGATGCAGCTGAGCCACATCCCCGGCATCTCACCTGAGCAAGAGCGCCAAGCGCGAGTTGGAGCCGGTCTGAGCGCGGCCTGGCTGGAAGACCAACGACTCGCCTACCACATCTACTCCTCTTACCATGCCGCCGCGCAGAACGGCGACTCAGCGTTACTCCTAGACGAGCACTACCGCTGCCATCCACAAATTGCCGACATCGTCAACGGCCACTGCTACTCCGGCGCGCTGGAGATCCTAACCGATGTACGCCGACAGATACCCGCCGTCGACCTCACTAGCACCGGCACGGCAGCTCCCGTACTGGCATGGGCGAACGTTCCTTTCAGTGAATCGGCTCGCGGGCCCGGTGGAAAGTCATGGCACAACCCATCCGAAGCCACCGCCGTAGCCGAAGTCGTGAAGGAACTGCTGCATCGGCTTCCGGAGGACGCAACGGTAGGTGTAGTTACCCCCTTCCGCGCACAGAAAGATGCTCTGGAGCGCATGGTCGGCAGCGACCGGGTGCGCGTGGGCACTGTGCATGCCTTCCAGGGTGGCCAGCGCGATGTGATGGTTCTAAGCCCGGTAGCGACCACCAACACGCCCCCGCGGACCGCTCATTGGGTAGCAAGCCAGGTAAATCTCTGGAACGTCGCGATCACCCGCGCCAAGTCCCAATTGATCACCGTGGGCGGCCACAGCTACTGGCAGAAGCGGACTGGCCTCCCCCATCTACTGTCATCACGCTCGATCCTTTGGGACCGGGAAGGAATCGTCGGCGCATCCCCAACTCCCGCATTGAAGCCTGGTGCACAGCCGGATCCACGGCACAGAGATCTAGCGGACGCCGTCCAGCAGTTCCTCACCTCGCAAGGCGTAGTCGACGTGGAACGCGACGCCTTGGTCGGCGGGCAGCGGATCGACCTGCTTTTCTCTGCCCCGACGGGCAACACCGCTGTAGTGATCGACGCTGGAGCTCCGCCCGGCCGTGCTCCGGCACGGCACCTGCGCCTGATGCACGAGCGTGCCGACCTGCTGATCGGGCTGCCCTCTGGCGGTCTGGGCTCGAAGCTCGGCGGCGTGGAGCGAGTGATCCGCATCCCTGCCTGGCGCATTCTCGCGGGTCCTCACGTACTGGCACCACTGTTCGATTGA
- the ychF gene encoding redox-regulated ATPase YchF, with amino-acid sequence MSLTIGIVGLPNVGKSTLFNALTKNEVLAANYPFATIEPNVGVVGVPDPRLGTLAELFASEKVLPATVDFVDIAGIVRGASEGEGLGNKFLANIRESDAICQVIRAFQDDNVVHVDGKISPKDDIETINTELILADLQTIEKVLPRLEKEARVKKDKQSEVKAVQEAKDILEQGRTLYSAGLAQGSEAAAPLYDLHLLTTKPFIYVFNVDEDELTDEEFKEAQRALVAPAEAVFLNAKLEADLAELDEDEALELLQTVGQEEPGLATLAHVGFRTLGLQTYLTAGPKESRAWTIKKGATAPEAAGVIHTDFQRGFIKAEIVSFDELVEAGSVAEARAKGKARMEGKDYVMRDGDVVEFRFNI; translated from the coding sequence GTGTCGCTCACGATCGGAATCGTCGGCCTGCCGAACGTCGGCAAGTCGACCTTGTTCAACGCCCTGACCAAGAACGAGGTGCTGGCGGCCAACTATCCGTTCGCCACGATCGAGCCGAACGTCGGCGTGGTCGGCGTGCCGGACCCGCGTCTGGGCACTCTGGCCGAGCTGTTCGCGTCCGAGAAGGTCCTGCCGGCCACGGTGGACTTCGTCGACATCGCGGGCATCGTGCGCGGGGCGAGCGAGGGCGAGGGCCTGGGTAACAAGTTCCTGGCGAACATCCGCGAGTCCGACGCCATCTGCCAGGTCATCCGCGCCTTCCAGGACGACAACGTCGTCCACGTCGACGGCAAGATCTCGCCGAAGGACGACATCGAGACGATCAACACCGAGCTGATCCTCGCCGATCTGCAGACCATCGAGAAGGTGCTGCCGCGGCTGGAGAAGGAAGCCCGGGTCAAGAAGGACAAGCAGTCCGAGGTCAAGGCCGTGCAGGAGGCCAAGGACATCCTCGAACAGGGCCGCACGCTCTACTCCGCCGGTCTCGCGCAGGGCAGCGAGGCCGCGGCGCCGCTGTACGACCTGCACCTGCTGACGACGAAGCCCTTCATCTACGTCTTCAACGTCGACGAGGACGAGCTCACCGACGAGGAGTTCAAGGAGGCCCAGCGCGCGCTCGTCGCGCCCGCCGAGGCCGTCTTCCTCAACGCCAAGCTGGAGGCCGACCTGGCCGAGCTCGACGAGGACGAGGCCCTCGAGCTGCTCCAGACGGTCGGGCAGGAGGAGCCCGGCCTGGCGACGCTCGCCCACGTCGGGTTCCGCACGCTCGGGCTGCAGACCTATCTGACGGCGGGGCCGAAGGAGTCCCGCGCCTGGACGATCAAGAAGGGGGCCACGGCTCCCGAGGCCGCGGGCGTCATCCACACGGACTTCCAGCGCGGCTTCATCAAGGCGGAGATCGTCTCCTTCGACGAGCTGGTCGAGGCGGGCTCCGTCGCCGAGGCCCGCGCGAAGGGCAAGGCCCGCATGGAGGGCAAGGACTACGTGATGCGCGACGGCGACGTGGTGGAGTTCAGGTTCAATATTTAG
- a CDS encoding DUF4245 domain-containing protein — MGGVAAQAEQPERRQRNRTVRGMVPSLGVVLLAAFFIYLFVPHDESLDPVKPVDYKVELDSARRAAPYPVLAPEGLPEKWRATSVRYEADGPDGRAWHLGFMTPDTQYAAVEQSDEKRPSKYIEDVTHRARKTAKTVRVRGEEWIRYEGAKYDALVRVSADGGSSGSGDDSKPGKGGGDAEAGGEKAGKGRPYTTVVTGTASFAQLQKMAAALSAGEAGGAAKG, encoded by the coding sequence ATGGGGGGCGTGGCAGCACAAGCAGAGCAGCCGGAGCGGCGGCAGAGGAACCGGACGGTGCGGGGAATGGTGCCCTCACTGGGCGTGGTCCTGCTCGCGGCCTTCTTCATCTACCTCTTCGTCCCGCACGACGAGAGCCTGGACCCGGTCAAGCCCGTCGACTACAAGGTCGAGCTGGATTCCGCACGCCGGGCCGCTCCCTACCCCGTGCTGGCGCCCGAGGGGCTCCCGGAGAAGTGGCGCGCCACATCGGTGCGGTACGAGGCGGACGGCCCCGATGGCCGTGCCTGGCATCTGGGCTTCATGACGCCCGACACCCAGTACGCCGCTGTCGAGCAGAGCGACGAGAAGCGTCCGTCGAAGTACATAGAGGACGTCACGCACCGCGCGCGGAAGACGGCGAAGACGGTGCGGGTGCGCGGCGAGGAGTGGATCCGCTACGAGGGCGCGAAGTACGACGCGCTCGTGCGGGTGTCCGCGGACGGCGGCTCCAGCGGCTCCGGCGACGACTCCAAGCCGGGCAAGGGCGGAGGCGACGCCGAGGCCGGCGGTGAGAAGGCCGGCAAGGGCCGTCCGTACACCACCGTAGTCACCGGGACCGCCTCCTTCGCGCAGCTTCAGAAGATGGCAGCGGCGCTCAGCGCGGGCGAGGCCGGCGGCGCAGCCAAGGGCTGA
- the glpX gene encoding class II fructose-bisphosphatase, producing MTDHQHLPSPLDVSPEAPDRNLALELVRVTEAGAMATGRWVGRGDKNGADGAAVKAMRHLVSTVSMNGVVVIGEGEKDEAPMLYNGERVGDGTGAECDVAVDPVDGTTLTAKGMSNAVSVLAVAERGTMFDPSAVFYMDKLVTGPDAAEFVDITAPPAVNVRRVAKAKGCTPDDVTVVVLDRPRHEGMVKELREAGARIRFITDGDVAGAIMAVREGTGVDLLLGVGGTPEGIIAACAIKCLGGTIQGMLWPKDDEEKKRALDAGHDLGRVLHTEDLVSGENVFFVATGITDGELLRGVHYRGERAFTESLVMRSKSGTIRMIDSTHKLSKLRAYSAVDFDRAR from the coding sequence ATGACCGATCATCAGCACCTCCCCTCCCCGCTCGACGTCAGCCCCGAGGCCCCGGACCGCAACCTGGCCCTCGAACTCGTACGGGTCACCGAGGCCGGTGCCATGGCCACCGGCCGCTGGGTGGGCCGCGGCGACAAGAACGGCGCGGACGGGGCGGCCGTGAAGGCGATGCGCCACCTCGTATCGACGGTCTCGATGAACGGGGTCGTCGTCATCGGCGAGGGCGAGAAGGACGAGGCGCCGATGCTCTACAACGGGGAGCGGGTCGGTGACGGCACGGGCGCGGAATGTGACGTCGCCGTGGACCCCGTCGACGGCACCACTCTCACCGCCAAGGGCATGTCCAACGCGGTGTCGGTACTGGCGGTGGCCGAACGGGGCACGATGTTCGACCCGAGCGCCGTGTTCTACATGGACAAGCTGGTGACCGGCCCGGACGCGGCGGAGTTCGTGGACATCACGGCACCTCCCGCCGTCAACGTCCGCCGCGTCGCCAAGGCGAAGGGCTGCACCCCGGACGACGTCACGGTGGTCGTCCTCGACCGCCCCCGGCACGAGGGCATGGTCAAGGAACTGCGGGAGGCGGGAGCCCGCATCAGGTTCATCACGGACGGCGACGTCGCCGGCGCGATCATGGCTGTGCGCGAGGGAACCGGCGTCGACCTGCTGCTGGGCGTCGGCGGCACGCCGGAGGGCATCATCGCCGCCTGCGCGATCAAGTGCCTGGGCGGAACCATCCAGGGCATGCTGTGGCCCAAGGATGACGAGGAGAAGAAGCGCGCCCTCGACGCGGGGCACGACCTCGGCCGCGTACTGCACACCGAGGACCTCGTCAGCGGGGAGAACGTCTTCTTCGTCGCCACCGGCATCACCGACGGCGAGCTGCTGCGGGGCGTGCACTACAGGGGCGAGCGTGCGTTCACGGAGTCACTGGTGATGCGCTCGAAGTCCGGCACGATCCGGATGATCGACTCGACGCACAAGCTCTCCAAGCTGCGGGCGTACAGCGCCGTCGACTTCGACCGCGCGCGCTAG
- a CDS encoding DUF6542 domain-containing protein, with translation MEQQHSAHTGGKDPGQGPGRGQEQEQGQEQEQSKDQGQRQRRPRGAKPRAAAAAAAQAAGSSAPPLTPAHAPAAVPDAAAREPRRRTGPGAVRQEAAALYQAQLRFPLIPAPLTDAFSWMPRARLTALGDGLLGIVLMLLAGAADRWLLGSSPTVYGGAFLVVSLTCAVWVRPTDLITAPVAVPLAFTAGLFFVSGGTGSQSLTERLTNLFPALAVNAVWLYSGTLLAVLVVTMRKIALMVQKSRVRALMEAEDAEDEAAADARGL, from the coding sequence GTGGAACAGCAGCACAGCGCTCATACGGGTGGGAAAGACCCCGGTCAGGGGCCGGGGCGGGGTCAGGAACAGGAGCAGGGTCAGGAACAGGAGCAGTCGAAGGATCAGGGGCAAAGGCAGCGCCGCCCACGCGGTGCGAAACCGAGAGCCGCCGCGGCGGCCGCGGCGCAGGCTGCCGGTTCGTCCGCGCCGCCCCTCACTCCCGCGCATGCGCCCGCAGCCGTCCCGGACGCCGCCGCCCGTGAACCGCGCAGGCGGACAGGTCCGGGCGCCGTACGCCAGGAGGCGGCCGCGCTCTACCAGGCACAGCTGCGCTTCCCGCTCATCCCCGCACCGCTGACCGACGCGTTCTCCTGGATGCCGCGCGCCCGCCTGACCGCACTCGGGGACGGGCTCCTGGGCATCGTGCTGATGCTGCTGGCCGGAGCTGCCGACAGGTGGCTGCTGGGCAGCTCCCCCACCGTGTACGGGGGCGCCTTCCTCGTCGTCAGCCTGACCTGCGCGGTATGGGTACGCCCCACCGACCTCATCACCGCGCCCGTGGCGGTGCCGCTCGCCTTCACCGCCGGCCTGTTCTTCGTCAGCGGCGGCACGGGCAGCCAGTCCCTCACGGAGCGCCTGACGAACCTCTTCCCGGCGCTGGCCGTCAACGCGGTCTGGCTCTACTCGGGCACGCTGCTCGCGGTGCTCGTCGTCACCATGCGGAAGATCGCGCTGATGGTCCAGAAGTCCCGCGTACGGGCCCTCATGGAGGCCGAGGACGCCGAGGACGAGGCCGCAGCGGACGCCCGCGGCCTCTGA
- a CDS encoding 4-hydroxy-3-methylbut-2-enyl diphosphate reductase encodes MSATPSRPSAADASETSDSGSGDRRRVLLAAPRGYCAGVDRAVIAVEQALEQYGAPVYVRHEIVHNKYVVKTLEKKGAIFVEETAEVPEGEIVIFSAHGVAPVVHEEAERGKLATIDATCPLVTKVHKEAVRYAKEDYDILLIGHEGHEEVIGTSGEAPDHVTLVDGPEDVENVEVRDPEKVVWLSQTTLSVDETMETVDALKGRYPNLLSPPSDDICYATQNRQTAIKQVAQDSDFVLVVGSKNSSNSVRLVETAIAHGAKDGRLVDGAEEIDEAWLEGVTTIGLSSGASVPDVLVDGVLEWLAERGWEDVEIVQPVEERMQFSLPKELRRDLRAEAARKTG; translated from the coding sequence ATGTCTGCAACGCCCTCCCGGCCGTCCGCTGCCGACGCCTCCGAGACCTCCGACTCCGGATCCGGCGACCGCCGCCGCGTGCTGCTCGCCGCCCCCCGCGGCTACTGCGCCGGCGTGGACCGCGCGGTCATCGCGGTCGAGCAGGCCCTGGAGCAGTACGGCGCCCCCGTCTACGTACGTCACGAGATCGTGCACAACAAGTACGTGGTGAAAACGCTGGAGAAGAAGGGCGCGATCTTCGTCGAGGAGACCGCCGAGGTCCCCGAGGGCGAGATCGTCATCTTCTCCGCGCACGGCGTGGCCCCCGTGGTCCACGAGGAGGCCGAGCGCGGCAAGCTGGCGACGATCGACGCCACGTGCCCCCTCGTGACGAAGGTGCACAAGGAGGCCGTGCGCTACGCCAAGGAGGACTACGACATCCTCCTCATCGGGCACGAGGGCCACGAGGAGGTCATCGGCACGAGCGGCGAGGCACCCGACCACGTGACGCTGGTCGACGGACCGGAAGACGTGGAGAACGTCGAGGTGCGCGACCCGGAGAAGGTCGTGTGGCTCTCGCAGACCACGCTCTCCGTCGACGAGACGATGGAGACGGTCGACGCCCTCAAGGGCCGCTACCCGAACCTGCTCTCCCCGCCCAGCGACGACATCTGCTACGCGACGCAGAACCGCCAGACGGCCATCAAGCAGGTCGCGCAGGACTCCGACTTCGTCCTCGTCGTCGGCTCCAAGAACTCCTCCAACTCGGTGCGTCTGGTGGAGACCGCCATCGCGCACGGCGCGAAGGACGGCCGGCTGGTCGACGGTGCCGAGGAGATCGACGAGGCATGGCTGGAGGGCGTGACGACCATCGGCCTGTCCTCCGGAGCGTCCGTTCCGGACGTGCTGGTCGACGGCGTGCTGGAGTGGCTCGCGGAGCGCGGCTGGGAGGACGTGGAGATCGTCCAGCCGGTCGAGGAGCGCATGCAGTTCTCCCTGCCGAAGGAGCTGCGCCGCGATCTGCGTGCGGAGGCCGCCCGCAAGACGGGCTGA
- a CDS encoding exodeoxyribonuclease VII small subunit, translating to MTSDTGTESGVETDKEQVRSALSYEQARGELVRVVQQLEAGGATLEESLALWERGEELARICREWLEGARARLDAVLEAEAEAGEDADPDAGADGPLDADGDEEEDVAGDGR from the coding sequence ATGACCTCGGACACTGGGACGGAATCGGGCGTGGAGACGGACAAGGAGCAGGTGCGTTCCGCGCTCAGCTATGAGCAGGCCCGGGGCGAACTGGTGCGGGTCGTCCAGCAGTTGGAAGCAGGCGGCGCGACGCTTGAGGAGTCGCTGGCGCTGTGGGAGCGCGGCGAGGAGCTGGCCCGCATCTGCCGCGAATGGCTTGAGGGCGCCCGGGCCCGTCTGGACGCGGTGCTCGAGGCGGAGGCCGAGGCGGGCGAGGACGCGGATCCGGATGCCGGGGCGGACGGCCCGCTCGACGCGGACGGCGACGAGGAGGAGGACGTAGCCGGAGACGGCCGCTGA
- the xseA gene encoding exodeoxyribonuclease VII large subunit translates to MALITSPEAPVPVGEISRLIGGWIDRLGAVWVEGQIIQLSPRPGAGVAFLTLRDPSRDVSISVTCFRDVFDRVKDVVSEGARVVVHAKPVWYGRAGTLSLRASEIRPVGIGELLARLEQLKKSLAAEGLFAAERKQALPFLPQRVGLVTGRASDAERDVLHTARERWPAVRFEVRNTAVQGVRAVPQLIEAVRELDALPGVDVIIVTRGGGSMEDLLPFSDEQLVRTVAACTTPVVSAIGHEADAPLLDLVADLRSRTPTHAAKDVVPDVGEEHERVRELRARAYRVINAFLDREGRGLSDVMSRPAMADPYAMVDERAEEVGFMLARARRTLGHRLERAEDELAHTRARVVALSPAATLQRGYAVLQREDGSVVRAPGQTSEGEKLRARVAEGEFGVTVGPDA, encoded by the coding sequence ATGGCTCTCATCACCTCCCCCGAGGCGCCGGTTCCGGTCGGTGAGATCTCCCGGCTCATCGGCGGCTGGATCGACCGGCTCGGCGCGGTGTGGGTCGAGGGGCAGATCATCCAGCTCTCGCCCAGGCCCGGCGCGGGCGTGGCGTTCCTCACCCTGCGGGACCCTTCGCGTGACGTCTCCATCAGCGTCACCTGTTTCCGCGATGTCTTCGACCGGGTGAAGGACGTCGTCTCCGAGGGCGCGAGGGTCGTCGTCCATGCCAAGCCGGTCTGGTACGGGCGGGCGGGCACTCTGTCGCTGAGGGCCTCCGAGATCCGTCCGGTGGGGATCGGCGAGCTGCTGGCACGCCTGGAGCAGCTGAAGAAGTCCCTGGCCGCAGAAGGGCTGTTCGCGGCCGAGCGGAAACAGGCGTTGCCGTTCCTGCCGCAGCGGGTGGGCCTCGTCACCGGCCGGGCCTCCGACGCCGAGCGGGACGTGCTGCACACGGCGCGGGAGCGGTGGCCGGCCGTCCGCTTCGAGGTGCGCAACACCGCGGTCCAGGGCGTGCGGGCCGTGCCGCAGCTGATCGAGGCCGTGCGGGAACTGGACGCGCTCCCCGGCGTCGACGTGATCATCGTGACCCGCGGCGGCGGCAGCATGGAGGACCTGCTGCCCTTCTCCGACGAGCAGCTGGTGCGCACGGTCGCCGCATGCACCACGCCCGTGGTCTCGGCCATCGGGCACGAGGCGGACGCCCCGCTGCTCGACCTCGTCGCCGATCTGCGCTCCCGCACCCCGACGCACGCGGCGAAGGACGTCGTCCCCGATGTGGGCGAGGAGCACGAGCGCGTACGGGAGTTGAGGGCCAGGGCGTACCGGGTCATCAACGCCTTCCTGGACCGGGAGGGCAGGGGGCTCTCCGACGTCATGAGCCGCCCCGCGATGGCTGATCCGTACGCGATGGTCGACGAGCGCGCCGAGGAGGTCGGCTTCATGCTGGCCCGCGCCAGGCGCACGCTGGGGCACCGCCTGGAGCGGGCGGAGGACGAGCTCGCGCACACGCGCGCACGTGTCGTCGCGCTCTCCCCGGCGGCGACGCTTCAGCGGGGCTACGCGGTGCTCCAACGCGAGGACGGCAGCGTGGTCAGGGCCCCCGGGCAGACCTCGGAGGGGGAGAAACTGCGGGCCCGGGTCGCGGAAGGTGAGTTCGGCGTCACTGTCGGACCGGACGCATAG